Proteins encoded within one genomic window of Esox lucius isolate fEsoLuc1 chromosome 12, fEsoLuc1.pri, whole genome shotgun sequence:
- the LOC117595374 gene encoding perforin-1-like has protein sequence MCQGYDVVKMRLKQVYVIDSQSYLTTATGSCTLCENPLTSSRFEKLPIAVQDWLVNSNCRLGLFSSSLSPVSSLVGSVSSVIQNDWRTAVGLAGSTSLQLEGSRSAVSDFASARARVDKSLFTLQQLHYSQYSYRLFSSPPLHSVSQREAFSLPTSLNTSTLPMYHRFIAIYGTHYIYQEEV, from the exons ATGTGCCAGGGCTATGACGTGGTTAAGATGCGTCTCAAACAGGTATACGTGATTGACTCCCAGAGCTACCTGACAACTGCCACCGGCTCCTGTACCCTGTGTGAAAACCCACTGACGAGCAGCAGGTTTGAGAAGCTTCCCATTGCTGTGCAGGACTGGTTGGTCAACAGCAACTGCAGGCTGGGGCTCTTTAGCTCTTCCCTCAGCCCTGTCAGCTCGTTGGTGGGATCTGTCTCCTCTGTGATACAGAATGACTGGAGGACCGCTGTGGGTCTGGCAGGGTCTACAAGCCTGCAACTGGAGGGCAGCCGGTCGGCAGTGTCTGACTTCGCCTCAGCCAGAGCCAGAGTGGACAAGTCACTCTTCACACTGCAACAGCTCCACTACTCTCAATACAG CTACCGTCTTTTTAGCAGCCCTCCTCTCCACTCTGTCTCCCAACGGGAGGCATTCTCCCTCCCTACGAGTCTCAACACTTCTACTCTCCCCATGTACCACCGCTTCATCGCCATTTATGGAACACATTACATCTATCAGGAGGAGGTCTAA